The DNA segment TGTGGTTTACAGTCTCTTTCATAACACCTTGATATTGATTCCTCCTCCCTGTActtgtatattttgtattacaGGATGCAGTCTCTGGTAGAGCAGGGTGCCAAATGTGTCATTCTCACCAGTGGCACCCTCAGCCCACTGGACTCCTTTGCCAGTGAATTACAGGTTGGTGACAGGTGGCTGAGTAGTTTTCACTTGGGTTTCTAGAACACCATCAGAGTTTTGTATTAAATGAGTTGATAGCCTATGCTATCTGATGGTGACTCATTAAGCCACAATAGCAAGTGCAACCTGTCTGACATTGCCtatgtagacacacacacaataaactgGGTTCATTCCTGTGAAATACtaaaaggtacacacacacacacacacacacacacacacacacacacacacacacacacacacacacacacacacacacacacacacacacacacacacacacacacacaccacatacaaaacaacaacaacaacaacaacaacaacagttaaaTCCTGTAAAATACTAAGaggttaatacacacacactgcaaaaagtaagtgtgagagagagagagagagagagagagagagagagagagagagagagagagagagagagagagagagagagagactgtacaaggaaaattatttatactgatttttttctttattttcattgtttcttattCCAGGTGCCATTTCCAGTGCAGCTTGAAAATCCACATATCATCAAGAGACATCAAGTGTGGGCAGGAGTTGTCTGCCATGGCCCAGATGGGATGAATCTTAATTCTTCCTTCAAAAATAGgtatgcttttatttatttatttgatttgatttgatttttgtGAATGTAAAGTGTAAGTGTAAGAGGATGAACCAAAATGAAagcagtatgagagagagagagagagagagagagagagagagagagagagagagagagagagagagagagagagagagagagagagagagagagagagagaactgtttcTATATTATTGCTAGATGGTTCTCACAATTTTATAGTTCTCATTTAGGTTTAAGATTGTTGCTTGGATCTTTGTTTATGTTCTGAAGTTTATATATTGATTATATTGAACTAAAATTCTGAGAAGACCTATTAGTCAACTGAAAAGTAACACCACAAAAACCCAGTAAAGTGTGGTTAACTTACAAATATTATTAAGTCCTAAGCACTCAcagttgagaaagagagaggaagaggtacaTGGATAAGagtagttgtttacatttaggCTGTGGTCATCTTCTTGACAGAGGAAAGTTCTCAGAATAGGAAATGTGGTAGACTAGACTTCACTTCTTCATCAACAcagatttttccttattttttcttcatgtgcATACTGTATACATGATGGTGTATACTGTACTGTATATTTTATGATTTCTCTTTGTATCTGCCTTATCATGCTCTATTATTGCTGATCCCTGTGTGGCATTGCCCTAATCTCTTCATTACTTGTAGGTCAGACCCTCGGTACAAAAGATCCTTGGGTCAGACAATCGTGAACCTTGCGCGAGTCATCCCAGATGgactccttgtcttctttccttcatacacAGTTATGAAAGATTGTCAGGAAGATTGGCAGACCTCAGGTGTATGGAGCAGACTGTCTGAAATCAAGGTGGGTCCTGTAAAAGATATTTTAGTGGAATATTTCTGTGGTTTTATCATCAGATTTTCAAATTTTATTGGTGCATTTCTTTCTGATTATTCTCAGCCAATCTTCGTGGAGCCAAAGACGAAAGATGAGTTCCAGACAGCGATGCAAGAATATTATGAGAAAATCAAAGATCCAGCCTTTATGGGGGCTTGTTTTATGGCTGTCTGCCGAGGAAAGGTGGGTCTTCAGTGGTGATGCTTAACTgtcagtttattatttttctctttttatcctccCATTCTTCAATTCATTGTTATTGTGTCTTATTAATGATAAATTCTCAAATATTGATATAACAAATGATATCTTCCTATCCCTTTTGAGGATATCATTTCTTAAATTACAAATGCTTGATGAGTAATTTTCATCAAATATCAGAATAGTAGACATGTTAAAGGTTTAAACATTTTGATGTTCTTTCTTTGCCAATCAAATGAGAATGCATTGTTGATTGGGATCTTAGATTATATAAACAATGATCTTATCCTGCCTGGCTTTGCATTAGACTGATTTTGCTTAATTCTCAGGTCTCTGAGGGATTGGACTTTGCAGATTGTAATGGACGAGCAGTGATAATTACAGGGCTGCCGTACCCTCCCTTCAAAGACCCCAGAGTTGTCCTAAAGCAGAAGTACCTGGAAGAGGCTCGCACCAGACGAAAAGTGAGTTTTAGGTTTAGGTATCTCCATGTAGCATTCAGTTTTACCTAAATTTCTGTAACTCAGTAACATTAACAACATTATAACTAGCATCATGATCATCATTTATTCCACCTTACCAGGCATAAGAAATATAGTCTGAGAACACCACTGTTTTTTAAAACCAGTTTTCTATTACTTTGACTTTCATCTTCATACCTCAGCATGGACTGACTGGCCAGGCATGGTACAACTTGGAAGCCTCCCGTGCTGTCAACCAGGCTGTGGGAAGAGTCATCAGACACAAAGATGACTTTGGGGCCATTGTTCTTTGTGACAGCCGATTTGCCTCTACCCATTTCAAGGGTCAGCTGTCATCCTGGATACGCCCACACATTACAAACTATAACAAGTTTGGACCAGTTATAAGGGAGATCACACAGTTCTTCAAGCAGGCGCAGATTCTGGTTGGTATTGAAAGATGACGTGGAAAACATGGGAAGGGTGTAAAAATATGAGATAAAATCCTACTACCACTGCCCTTGTTAATTATCTGTTGTTGATTTTTTCAGCTGCCGTGTTCcaagggtgagaaaaagtgtGCACCAGCCCGCACTATCAAACATGAAGAGTCCAACCCATCAGGATCCTACCCAGTCACTGCTCATGGCCTTGAGTCAATCAGTTCTCGCTCTGTAAACTCACAAAATACTTCAAAGCACTCCATGGAGCATCAGAATACAGTGGATTCTCCTTTGGAGACTATATCAGACCTCAACTATCCTCCATctaaggagaacaagaaagatgTAAGGAATGCCAATGAATCCATATTTACATTACTTGAGCAAGAAGTTAAAGTCAAGCCTCAAGAAATTACCTtttctgcccctcctcctcctctgcctgatTATCTTAGTATTAAAATGAATAGCAAACGGAGAAAGATTAAACTTGTTCCAAGAATGGGAATACcaggtgaaggaagtgaaggtgtTTCTGAGCATGTTCTGAGGCCACCAAATCCTGAAACAAGTGTTTCATCAGGTTCTGATAAAGTAGATAAGCACAGCAAGTTGTGCCAACCAACAGAACTTGAAGGCAACAAAATGAAAAAGGCctcagaaaaggaggaggagaagaaaagaaaactaaaggcTACGGGGGCATACATTATGGAGGTGAGAAATTCTTGGATTCTTTGAATGCATATCCTATACTGCTTAACTGTTAACAAAATGACACTTTTTATAATAGCAATAGAAGTATTATGTAGAAATACTAGTGTGTGAAAGTTTCAAAATGCAGtgtggaaattgagggaaaaatcTGAATGTCATCTTAGTTTAATGAAGAGTGATTGTGAGTAGTGATGAGCAGTGTTGATtatattatttatgttttattttatttattttaacttttttcaggTGAAAGCTGCAGTTTCTAAGGAAAAATATGCAGTGTTCTCATCAGCtataaaagaatacaaaaacagAAGTGATTTTAAAAAGTTGCTGAATGTGATGCCTACTATTTTCTCAAATGATCCAGCTCAACAGGCTCTTATGAAAAGTAAGTCTAGCAAtattttctttagatttttttttcttcaaggtaCAACATACATCATTTCTGGTCTCCTggagcaagcacacacacacatttacaggATAAGACTTAATTTTTTGCCCCTGCTTATAAGCAAAAGCACAATTTCTAGACATTGTACTGTACCTATTTAAAATATTCTTTCCTAAGTCAACAAAGGATGCAGTGTGAGAAGACAAACAGCACAGTTAGTCTCCATTGAGGCTGGAATTCAAACCCAGGATCTTCTTTTTAGAGCCCAGCACACTAGGCTGCTAAGTCTATTTATGCTGGAGGAGAATTATTTTAGAAAACTATTCATATTTCATTCACTTTACACAAAAGAACCCTTCTTTAGTAATGAAATGCAAAGTAAAAATTTTACATAAAATAAGTAGACTTGTATTTGATTTTGTCTTTTGTATCTCTTCTCAGAATTCCAACATTTTCTGAAACCggaagatagagaaaagttTGAAGCTTTTGTGGCAGATACCTCACAGACGTAAACAAGACTGTGCTGTGCTCTttgaataggaaaagaaatgcaCAAAGGGTCTGTGCTGATACAAAGAGCCTTGCTATGCCTTTGTGCTATACATGAAGCTGGCCAGTGAGGATCTGCCTTCTGCCCTCCATGAAGGTGTGGGACTGAGATGGATTTTTATTTAGTACTACTAGGGAACGCGTATGTGTGCAGGAGTGCGCTTTGTTgttgagtgagtgggtggatgtatATGGGTGGCTTCTTTCtccagtctttcttttctctaaatTCTTATCTGCCACTCTCattttcatcaatatttcaTAATGGTTGGATCCCTTAAACCTACCTCTCAGCTCTTTCATGCATCACACTCATCATCAGTCATTCACCTGCAGGTATGTAATTAATCACTTGATTTGCTCATCTTAAGTGTATTCATCTTCACCAAGTAGACTGCTATACCAGGGAATCTTGTGCTGAAAAGAGGTATTTGCTAGAAATTATTTTATCACTACATATTCATCAGCCACTTGCCATTCTTACATACTTTATCCATATCCAACTTTACATttgtttaacttttcttttcattcaaacTTTCACTTTTATATGACCCATtagaatttttttcccacacataAGATATCCAAGAGAACCAAGGTGTGCACCTTTGttgtttattacttttactCCGCATGTTTAGACACACCCATACTGCACCTTATCATTGaaactttttttgtattatggTTCCTTCAGTCTGTGATACTTGATGTACATACTTAATTAAGTTTTACAGtttgagaaagaaaattgaaagttCTAAGTAAGAACCCAATAGACTATTTTAATTGGTAAATGTTTTAGGATAGTTGCCTTACCAGACTTCCACAACATATGGTTGACATGATCATGTTAGTTGGAGAAATGCATCGATGGCAGAAGTTTAGGCAAGAATCTTGTGATTTGTGTACTGTCAGCTCAAAATCAGTGGGTGGCCTGTTGTACAGTTACTGTATAAAAATGTATTGCACATTAAAGGGATTTCATTATGTAAATTTGAAAATGTTAATAAACTAACCCTTTAGTGTGTTATTTGCAGAAGGCTTCTTGTTTAATAACTTCAGGTgaagtttattaattttgtgttgGACTCAGGTTAGAGCTGTTCCCAGCTTGGAACAGTTTGGCAGCTATGTGTGCTTCATTGTTCTCTAATGTCATCACTGAATATTCTGTGtgtaccattattatttttttatttatatatttttaatgtatgCCTTAGCTGAATgcctttgtatttgtatttttaataaaattaaaattgttGAATTTTTCTTATTCCCATTTTAAACTGAATTGATAGTTATTGaaatcagaatatatatatatatatatatatatatatatatatatatatatatatatatatatatatatatatatatatatatatatatatatatatatatatatatatatagttgttcGTGACTTTAATTGCATGTCACCTTACTCTCGTTTAGTAAGATATGAAGTGCTATTTTTGTATGGGGCGCCGCTCCCCCCGACCTGTCGTCttgattttattgtttgtttacgtCGTGAACTCCCGGAAGGGTTGGTACTCCGCCCAAAAGTCAATCAGGACTCTGCACAGTCTGTATTTCCCAATTTTAAAATAAGAGAATCATAATATATGACTAGATTTCTCATAAATATCAtcaaattgatgaataaataacaagaattgttgtaatattttttttagtctagTATAAAGGATCCTTCAATGTAGTAGCAGACGAAGCTGAGCGGCCGAGGAAAGATGGCCGCCGTGGTGAAGGATGTGAGGCTCAAGCGAAGTGAAACGTGCGGGTTCGGCTTCTCTATCCTCGGAGGTGCTGGCTCTGAGCTCCCACCCATCGTGTACGACATCATTGAAGGGTCACCGGCTGCTGATTCCTGCCAGGTAGTGTGTGAAGCTGGCCGCGCCTTCCGGACTGATGGGGGGCTTCCTGTTCACTTGACTTACGGAATATTTATTTTGGGTACGGAGTGGAGGGTGAGTCACTTCCCTGACTCTAATGCCGGAGCCAGTTAGGTGTGGCAAGAGCATGTTAGGTCACTGGTGTAGGGCGGGAAGGTTGGCTGTGCAGACTGTGTAGGCTGTGGGCAGGGCGGTGAGTGGGTGGCGGTGTGGCGAGTGAGGCAGGCTAGGCTGTCGCCCTCGCCCCCTTCTCTGGCACCACTCTCCCTGCTCAGCGACACGTATCATGGATTGCTTGTTCGCACccgttgatgatgatgtttccAGCACAGTGTCATTACCATTCAGTAATATCTCGTGGAGTAATGGTGTTCTTTCAgtattctgtatatatatatatatatatatatatatatatatatatatatatatatatatatatatatatatatatatatatatattactggagaaagggaaagcagactatttttatttgtatcacacacacacacacacacacacacacacacacacacacacacacacacacatatatatatatatatatagagagagagagagagagagagagagagagagagagagagagagagagagagagagagagtttctcaTACTCACTGGTTATGTAAAAAGTGTACAAATTTATTCAGCATCTTGAAGTAATGATAAAAGTATAATTTCATACAAGGTTTCCATTGTCTTTATACCTCTTTCTTAATGGACATCAAGTTTGTGGACTTTGTAGAAAAGATCAGTAAAGCAAAACATGCATCTACCACTTGAAGGGGATGCAATGCTTTTGGAGGAAGAATTTCAGTCAGGAAGCACTTATTCTAACAGTTACCCCATAAAACAGTTGAATATGTTTCCCATTCTCAGTAAAAGTTTGAGAGCTGTGTCACAATATTTGCCCTACTAAagtattcattatatatatatatgtataattaaTCTTGAGTGCACTCCCCTCAgaagttttcattttccttgcgGTGTTTGGTTATACATAATTTTGCCAGATTTTTGCTAATTTTTTAATGAGTTTTAAaattttctatgtaaatatttgGTCATTGTACATCTGGCATTCTGGTAAGTGTGAAAAGGCAGGTTTCTTAGGACTAGCACTTCAGTGTCTGAAGATTCCTGGGCTTGTAGTGCTCTCACGTACCTTTTGCTTTGTCTGCCCTGCTTGCAACCTGCTTGGATACACTGTTTGAGGTTCCTGAAGATAGGAGGATCCTCAAAGAAGCGGCAGCAATGtcttgtggaaaaaaaaaaaaaatcctgcagaAATGATGAAGAGTAGAGGAGGACAAGGTGGTGGGAGGTGTCAGCAGCATGACTCCAAAATCGCCAACACTTGCATCATTACCAGCAACACTGCTTTGGAATGCCATCTCCAAAACTTGGCAGCAGCATATTTATGATGATGACTCTTACCACTACAATTGCCACTAGCCATAGAAACATTGGAGTTATGACAAATTCTCAGACATAATATCAAAatcatatgtaaaaaaaaaatctttcaatgAATATAGGATGGTATATAGTTCACatgaataagaaacaaaagtgGCTCTAACACCACATTCCTGCAACTACTTACAACACCTGAGACTAAGAAACATATAGTTATGCCAATTAGAAAGTCTCCAAACCAGCCAAGCAAGGAGCCTTTGATGCCTACATGAAAAATGGCTCACAATATTGGAGACTTCTAAAATCAAGCATTACTCTATCCATTATATGTCAAGAGTCATGCCTGAGAGCAACATTATAGGGAAGCAACAACTGGTCATCAATAGCTATGCCAGATCTAAAATTGGATTGCCAGTCTGACAGCAAGTTGTTAGTGTCAAAGTACTCAAATTTTCTACTATTATTCTCTGTAATGTTTTGCAGCAGACATGTTAAGCTAATTGATATGGTACTATGTTAGACTTCCTTCAGTCAGATGGCTTGCTCACAAATCCCTCACATTGATGTGTTTGTTTACACAGCACAGTGGAAGGCCTCAAACTACCCCATGAAGCAGAGGTAAGATGGAAATTCAATAAGATCTCAAAAGTTCATTACCAGTgttattatttgtttccatCGGATGATGTTGTGATTAAAAATACTCTCTAAGTAGTGAGATCTAAGACATGAGGAGAGTTAGGAGATCAATACCTACATTTATAAAATTGCAGGTATTCTAAAATACCCCTGCTTTTCATATGCAATTTTGTTAACAAGTTTGTATGATTAGTTCTGTGTCAAATGTAAGTGAGTGATGAAGCCACTTTGACCTCTGTCATTGATGGTATTTCAGTATTCAGTTTCATCCAAAGAAAAGATTTTTACTGGTAGTGCCCCATGTATGTAGAGGCtggacactgacaggcattgcctaccttgcgtctggtgagaaaggtgagaaagtgCCCCATGTATGAGTATTCCTCTGACAGTTTAAGAAGAGAATCAACTAATTTACTCTTCATTTCTATCACAAAATTCTTGATAGTTCATAGTTTCCATCCCATTCTTCACAACAGTCTTGGGAGGTCCTTGAGGAAAATCAACTAATTTACTCTTCATTTCTACCACAAAATTCTTGATAGTTTATAGTTTCCATCCCATTCTTCACAACAATCTTGGGAGGTCCTTGAGAAATTGGGATTATTGACTGAGGCAAACATGGAGATGAGTAATTGGCACTCAAAATTATATTGGAAATCAGTAAAAGCATCTGAAAGATCAATTTGAAAATCCAGAATGAACTATTGTGACCagtgaaagtggaagcaaaaaaaaaaaaaaacattttcattccttcttttcttttcttactcatttAAAATTTGGAGTTCTATCAAGTCTCTAAGatgataaggaagtacaaagtaGTAGGCTTAACTTTGTTAGTAAGACTTTTATGGAAAAGACGTTTGTTTTGAtggaaatataaggaaaaattgatttatttagttt comes from the Scylla paramamosain isolate STU-SP2022 chromosome 28, ASM3559412v1, whole genome shotgun sequence genome and includes:
- the LOC135115048 gene encoding regulator of telomere elongation helicase 1 homolog, yielding MPEVLLNGVQVRFPFEPYGVQTTYMTKVIECLQNGTNGILESPTGTGKTLCLLCSSLAWLETTKAKFSAMRQESSSAPASLSMQLAGAVGQSWQDVRMVPPKIIYSSRTHSQLSQAISELKRTTYKYMKVSVVGSRDQMCVHPEVSKETNNNSKVYMCQMRVKAKTCHYYNQVDNKKDDAELRKDILDIEDLVKMGKKRAFCPYYMSRELKRDSDIIFMPYNYLLDPKTRKAHGVELEGNIVIFDEAHNVEKMCEEAASHQFTSTDLALCIDEVTQVMKKIQENHDASDAAAAVADSSQDLPDFLANDLYTLKALFLELEKAIDSIPLPADGSGASHSGDYMFEILEKADITPNKKTVIVELLEKLIQYLTVNSSSPFQRKGAGLQKFLDLIYIVYSKDCFSLEQMQSVKRSYKVHVSVEEPKKKGGQQDVWHVPKPVSSKSGRVISYWCFHPGFGMQSLVEQGAKCVILTSGTLSPLDSFASELQVPFPVQLENPHIIKRHQVWAGVVCHGPDGMNLNSSFKNRSDPRYKRSLGQTIVNLARVIPDGLLVFFPSYTVMKDCQEDWQTSGVWSRLSEIKPIFVEPKTKDEFQTAMQEYYEKIKDPAFMGACFMAVCRGKVSEGLDFADCNGRAVIITGLPYPPFKDPRVVLKQKYLEEARTRRKHGLTGQAWYNLEASRAVNQAVGRVIRHKDDFGAIVLCDSRFASTHFKGQLSSWIRPHITNYNKFGPVIREITQFFKQAQILLPCSKGEKKCAPARTIKHEESNPSGSYPVTAHGLESISSRSVNSQNTSKHSMEHQNTVDSPLETISDLNYPPSKENKKDVRNANESIFTLLEQEVKVKPQEITFSAPPPPLPDYLSIKMNSKRRKIKLVPRMGIPGEGSEGVSEHVLRPPNPETSVSSGSDKVDKHSKLCQPTELEGNKMKKASEKEEEKKRKLKATGAYIMEVKAAVSKEKYAVFSSAIKEYKNRSDFKKLLNVMPTIFSNDPAQQALMKKFQHFLKPEDREKFEAFVADTSQT